One uncultured Alphaproteobacteria bacterium genomic region harbors:
- a CDS encoding exported hypothetical protein (Evidence 5 : No homology to any previously reported sequences), with protein MKSRRHILRFGAALALAAASASGGAQAAGVPVAGLMVEGRVLAAIRAASDTTGVAFPYLLAKAYRESGFDAGADASSSSAAGIFQFTRQTWLDLFQRHGARYGQATLAARIARVRGVATVADAAAARRILALRHDPALAAHLAAEYTRENREVLERALGRRATPEELYIAHFLGPQGALQLLRAARANPDLAAAEVFPDAAASNPALFTPKGELVSVASLHRGLVRTFRRELLRFSGYRPPALSPRKPRAPDAATLAAALAAGVLPGGGFALPWVDPRLDAPEPVRDGLAVAARDDLLRVALAAAEGAPTVYSALHGFAPPGWVETPVAPPAAALPAAAAAPAFATVEAAWIPVAADRAAGLLVQSVSPRFAAAMPEPEREGVTVARGAMPRYEEREAPELADASARRPGV; from the coding sequence ATGAAATCGCGAAGACACATACTGCGGTTCGGCGCGGCGCTCGCGCTGGCGGCGGCCTCCGCATCCGGCGGCGCCCAGGCGGCCGGGGTGCCGGTCGCCGGGCTGATGGTCGAGGGCCGGGTGCTCGCGGCGATCCGCGCCGCCAGCGACACCACCGGCGTCGCCTTTCCCTACCTTCTCGCCAAAGCCTACCGCGAGAGCGGCTTCGACGCCGGGGCGGACGCGTCGTCGTCGTCGGCCGCGGGCATCTTCCAGTTCACCCGCCAGACCTGGCTCGACCTGTTCCAGCGCCACGGCGCGCGCTACGGCCAGGCGACCCTCGCCGCGCGGATCGCGCGGGTGCGCGGCGTCGCGACGGTGGCCGACGCGGCGGCGGCACGGCGGATTCTCGCGCTGCGTCACGATCCGGCGCTCGCCGCCCATCTCGCCGCCGAATATACCCGCGAGAACCGCGAGGTGCTGGAGCGCGCCCTCGGCCGCCGGGCCACGCCCGAAGAGCTCTACATCGCGCATTTCCTCGGTCCGCAGGGTGCGTTGCAGCTGTTGCGCGCGGCGCGCGCCAATCCGGATCTCGCCGCCGCCGAGGTCTTTCCCGACGCCGCCGCCAGCAATCCGGCGCTGTTCACGCCGAAGGGCGAACTGGTGAGCGTCGCCTCGCTGCATCGCGGTCTGGTACGCACCTTCCGCCGCGAACTGCTGCGGTTCTCGGGCTATCGGCCGCCCGCGCTTTCGCCGCGCAAGCCGCGCGCGCCCGACGCGGCGACTCTCGCCGCCGCGCTCGCGGCCGGGGTGCTGCCGGGGGGCGGGTTCGCTCTGCCGTGGGTGGACCCGCGGCTCGACGCGCCCGAGCCGGTGCGCGACGGGCTCGCCGTCGCCGCGCGCGACGACCTGCTGCGGGTCGCGCTCGCCGCCGCCGAGGGCGCGCCGACGGTCTATTCCGCTCTGCACGGGTTCGCGCCGCCGGGCTGGGTCGAGACCCCGGTCGCGCCGCCCGCCGCGGCCCTGCCCGCCGCCGCCGCGGCTCCGGCGTTCGCCACCGTCGAGGCGGCGTGGATCCCGGTCGCCGCCGATCGCGCGGCGGGATTGCTGGTGCAGAGCGTGTCGCCCCGCTTCGCCGCGGCGATGCCCGAACCCGAGCGCGAGGGCGTGACGGTTGCCCGGGGCGCGATGCCGCGGTATGAGGAGCGCGAGGCGCCGGAACTCGCCGACGCGTCGGCCCGTCGTCCGGGCGTCTGA
- a CDS encoding Pseudouridine synthase produces MSDDTRERVAKAIARAGVCSRREAEVRIAAGRVSVNGRRIDTPATLVGADDVVAVDGRPLPEKSPPRLWRYHKPVGLVTTHKDPEGRPTVFERLPPDLPRVISVGRLDLNSEGLLLLTNDGELARRLELPANAWSRRYRVRVHGTPTEDHLARLAAGMTVEGVRYGSVKATIERQQGANAWIEATLAEGKNREIRRLMEALGFSVNRLIRVNYGPFALGALPPGAVEEIPPKVLRQTLGPDIAAQLPSAAAEGRERRRREQTGAAPAPKPKSEGDAHSARRKPPKSHRFDATKAGRLKARKP; encoded by the coding sequence ATGAGCGACGACACCAGGGAACGCGTGGCCAAGGCGATCGCCCGCGCGGGCGTGTGCTCGCGCCGCGAGGCGGAGGTGCGGATCGCCGCCGGCCGGGTTTCGGTCAACGGGCGGCGCATCGACACGCCGGCGACCCTGGTGGGGGCGGACGACGTCGTCGCCGTCGACGGCCGGCCGCTGCCGGAGAAGTCGCCGCCGCGGCTGTGGCGCTACCACAAGCCGGTCGGCCTGGTCACCACCCACAAGGATCCGGAAGGCCGCCCGACGGTGTTCGAGCGCCTGCCGCCGGATCTGCCGCGGGTGATCTCGGTGGGCCGCCTCGACCTCAATTCCGAGGGCCTGCTGCTGCTCACCAACGACGGCGAGCTGGCGCGCCGCCTCGAACTCCCCGCCAACGCGTGGTCGCGGCGCTACCGCGTGCGCGTCCACGGCACGCCGACCGAGGATCACCTCGCCCGCCTCGCCGCCGGGATGACGGTGGAGGGGGTGCGCTACGGATCGGTGAAGGCGACGATCGAGCGCCAGCAGGGCGCCAACGCCTGGATCGAGGCGACCCTCGCCGAGGGCAAGAACCGCGAGATCCGGCGCCTGATGGAGGCGCTCGGGTTCTCGGTCAACCGCCTGATCCGCGTCAACTACGGGCCGTTCGCCCTGGGCGCGCTGCCGCCCGGCGCGGTCGAGGAGATCCCGCCGAAGGTGCTGCGCCAGACCCTCGGCCCCGATATCGCCGCGCAGCTGCCCTCCGCCGCCGCCGAGGGCCGCGAGCGCCGCCGCCGCGAGCAGACCGGCGCCGCGCCCGCGCCGAAGCCGAAATCCGAGGGCGACGCCCACTCGGCGCGCCGCAAGCCGCCGAAGTCGCACCGCTTCGACGCCACCAAGGCGGGCCGCCTGAAGGCGAGGAAGCCGT